Proteins encoded in a region of the Paenibacillus sp. W2I17 genome:
- a CDS encoding tetratricopeptide repeat protein has product MFQHVFAEMNDMLDEIIKSYPSAEGLNKQELLQKWNLLKRMSDGMLDEWLMFEEKMSQVREREMDKPASLEPEQEAVTALPELHLECFSRGQGYFKLQMYPQAIMQFSRVVTDHPESALTRFYLALAYLNLEQMAEAGTHLQQIMYLKGSPRLKGLVCNALGCIQAKLANPEAACSLFAQALQYDPTLTEPLYNMEACRLNRGKLQYANQLTTLH; this is encoded by the coding sequence ATGTTCCAGCATGTTTTCGCAGAAATGAACGACATGTTAGATGAAATTATCAAGAGCTATCCTTCCGCTGAAGGCCTGAACAAACAAGAATTGCTGCAAAAGTGGAACTTGCTTAAGCGGATGAGTGACGGAATGCTGGATGAATGGCTGATGTTTGAAGAAAAGATGAGCCAGGTAAGGGAGCGGGAAATGGATAAGCCTGCTTCCCTTGAACCGGAACAGGAAGCTGTTACCGCTCTGCCTGAACTCCATCTGGAATGTTTCAGTCGAGGTCAGGGTTATTTCAAATTACAGATGTATCCGCAGGCGATCATGCAGTTCTCCCGGGTTGTGACCGACCATCCGGAGAGTGCATTGACTCGTTTTTACCTGGCGCTCGCGTATCTGAATCTGGAACAAATGGCTGAAGCCGGGACACATTTGCAGCAGATCATGTACCTTAAGGGTTCACCTCGCTTAAAAGGGCTTGTATGTAACGCCCTGGGCTGTATTCAAGCCAAGCTTGCGAATCCCGAAGCTGCATGTTCACTCTTTGCACAGGCCCTTCAGTATGACCCGACATTGACCGAACCACTGTACAACATGGAAGCTTGCAGGTTGAACAGGGGA
- the panC gene encoding pantoate--beta-alanine ligase, which produces MKVLRTIAELRQELSLKRQAIRSSASVVGLVPTMGYLHQGHASLMQAARQQSDIVVLSIFVNPIQFGPNEDFDSYPRDETRDVETARSQGVDIVFIPSVEEMYPQATQTTVSVSQLTERLCGASRPGHFDGVTTVVSKLFNIVQPQRAFFGMKDAQQVAVIQQMVNDLNMPVEIVPCPIVREEDGLALSSRNVYLSAEQRTQALVLSKALRAAQEAADTGVAINAADIRRILREQIATSPLAVIDYAEIQAFPSLEPLTDQEEVQGRDDLLIALAVKFGKTRLIDNIRLQKSEVLSHV; this is translated from the coding sequence ATGAAAGTATTACGGACAATCGCAGAGTTAAGACAGGAACTAAGCTTGAAGCGTCAAGCGATTCGGTCCAGTGCGTCCGTTGTAGGTCTGGTACCAACAATGGGTTATCTTCATCAAGGTCATGCAAGCTTGATGCAGGCAGCCAGACAACAGAGCGATATCGTGGTATTAAGCATATTTGTTAATCCGATTCAATTTGGCCCTAATGAAGATTTTGACAGCTATCCGCGGGATGAAACCAGAGATGTGGAAACAGCACGCTCACAAGGAGTGGATATCGTATTTATTCCCTCTGTTGAAGAGATGTATCCACAGGCAACGCAAACGACGGTATCTGTCTCACAACTGACGGAGCGCCTATGTGGCGCTTCCCGTCCGGGGCATTTTGACGGGGTAACAACTGTAGTCTCCAAGCTCTTCAATATCGTACAGCCACAGCGTGCATTTTTTGGTATGAAAGACGCTCAGCAGGTTGCGGTCATTCAACAGATGGTGAATGATTTGAATATGCCCGTAGAAATTGTACCCTGTCCGATTGTTCGCGAAGAGGATGGCCTGGCCCTCAGTTCACGTAATGTCTATCTTAGCGCTGAACAGCGTACTCAGGCGTTGGTTCTGTCGAAGGCACTGCGCGCAGCTCAGGAAGCCGCAGATACAGGTGTAGCTATAAACGCCGCAGATATCCGTCGTATTCTGCGCGAGCAGATTGCAACCTCACCGCTTGCCGTTATCGACTACGCCGAGATTCAGGCTTTTCCAAGTCTGGAGCCGCTCACAGATCAGGAAGAAGTTCAAGGCCGTGACGATCTGCTCATTGCACTTGCGGTGAAATTCGGAAAAACAAGATTGATTGACAATATAAGGTTGCAAAAATCGGAGGTACTGTCCCATGTTTAG
- the panD gene encoding aspartate 1-decarboxylase — protein sequence MFRTLMKSKIHRATVTEANLNYVGSITIDEDLMETSDLMENEKVQIVNNNNGARLETYVIPGPRGSGVICLNGAAARLVQPGDNVIIISYAMMSQEEANTHKPTVVFVDGQNKPVQTMKQEVHATIM from the coding sequence ATGTTTAGAACACTGATGAAATCCAAAATTCACCGGGCTACGGTAACGGAAGCCAACTTGAACTATGTGGGTAGCATTACCATAGATGAAGACTTGATGGAAACATCCGACTTGATGGAAAACGAAAAAGTGCAAATTGTGAACAACAACAATGGTGCACGTCTGGAAACTTATGTGATTCCAGGACCACGCGGAAGCGGGGTCATATGTCTTAACGGCGCAGCTGCACGTCTGGTGCAGCCTGGAGATAACGTCATTATCATTTCTTACGCCATGATGTCGCAAGAAGAGGCAAATACTCACAAACCAACCGTTGTATTTGTAGATGGACAGAATAAACCTGTACAAACGATGAAACAGGAAGTCCACGCAACAATTATGTAA